AAGCGATGAATGCGGCGCGTACGGGGAAAAAGCTTGTGTTTTGTTCCATCGGCGCAGGTTCACTGTCGCGCAGTGCGCATGGACCGGCGCTGAAAGCGCTTGCCGCCGAGCGCGATGATCTTGTCCTTGCCGCAGTTGCGGGGCTTGACCGCCCTGCCGTCGAGGAATACGCGGACGACTTCGGCTATCGAAAAGCGTATACTGAATATCATGAAATGATCGACCAGGAAAAGCCCGATGCTGTCAGTGTTATCGTGCCGGTGGAGCATACTTGTGCGGTAGCATGCGACGTCCTCGCGCGGGGCATTCCGGTCATCATGGAAAAACCGCCGGGCAAGGATGCCGGGGAGACGGAACGCATCATTGAGACCGCACGCATGCACGGCGTAAAGAACATGGTCGCATTCAACCGGCGGCACATGCCGATCATCCGGCGCATGAAGGATATTCTTTCCGCCGCTATGCCGGAGGATATCCATTTCATTCGTCTCGATTTTTACCGCCACGCCCGTGCTGATGCCGATTTCTCCACGACGGCCATACACGGCATCGACACGGTTCGTGTGCTCGCCCGTTCGGGCATTGCACAGTGTGCTCTTGATTACCGCCCGACAGGGGTTACTGCCGGTGTTGATGATATATTCGTGCACGGCACGTTCGATTCAGGAGCGCGATTTTCCATGGCCTTTCTCCCGATGGCGGGAACGACCATTGAGCGCATCACGGTCTCGCTGAAAGATGCTACGTATATCGCACAGCTGCCGGTTTGGAACGGTACTGACGCCCCCGGCAGCATCGTGCGTCTTGGTAAAAGGGCGGAGATGGTCTGGAGCGGGGACGATGGCAGCGAGTCGACGGAGATGTTCCGCTCGAACGGCTTCTATCACGAACACCGTGCGTTCATCGAGGCGCTTGTCGAGAACAGATCGATCGAGGATGATGCAGCAAGCGTGCTTGAGTCGGTTGTGCTTGCCGATCGGATACGATGCCGGGCGCGCGCATACTCCCGTGACAAGCTGCAACGTTGAAAATGAAGATACTCATCACTTCGAAACAGTAACTGCGAGAGCAGCTGCAGGCAGGCGGTGATGGCGGCGAATAAAAACCCTTTCTATCGCAGTATATTCGCCTTCCGATATTCCGCCGGCGAAAGCCCCGCATGCTTTTTGAAGAAACGTGAGAAATAGAATTCGTCGGCAAAGCCGAGTGAACGTGCGATATCCTTGACCTTTCTGTCGGTACCGTGCACTTCCTCCTTGGCCCGGGAGGCTATGCGGTCCATGAGGTACTGCTTAAGCGATATACCGACATCATGCCGGAAATTCTTCACGAGCGTCGATTCAGAGGAACCGACAAGTACCGCAAGCTCTTTCGTCGTCGTCGCAAGCGAGCAGCGCTCATCGATCGCCGAGAAAAGCCGACGGTACTTCTCGCCCACGGCTATGCGTTTTCGCACATCGCGAACATCGGTCTTCACAAAGGGCGCTATGGCGGAAAGGAGCATCGACTCTGCCTCGAGCATATCGCCCATGCGCGTGCTCTCTGCCTTCGCCGCAAGCGTCTCAAAGAACGATCGGTCCCCTTCGCGCGTGAGGCAGTCGTTCACGCCGTCGAAAATATCCTTTCCCGGATAAAGCTCGAGCCGGAAATGAAAGAATATCTTTTCCAGACGGCTCTCACAGACATAATCGAAGAAGGAATTGACCGTCGTCAGCATGATGAGGTTTTTTTCGAAGCGCTTTTTTGTCCCGGCATTGCCGATATAGCCGTCACCGTCGAAAATGAAATAGAGGCGATTGGCCGGTGCGGGGTGGTTCATGAAACGCCATTCGGAACCGGCGCTCACACGCCCGGAGAGGATAAGCCTGAACGCGAGCGAATTGATGGTGCTTTCGAGCGATGAGAATGTGCTGTATTCCATGGCTTCCCGGTTCGTCCATGATTTCGCCCCGCTTCGTCTATGGACAATGGGGGCGTTTGCCGTATATTCATCGTACCGTAAAACATTCGTTCGTCAAGGGAGATGCGATGCGCACCTATTTCAATGATACGCGCGATTGGTTCATGAACAAACGCTTCGGACTTTTCGTGCATTGGGGCATCTATGCCGTGGGCGCGTGGCATGAGCAGCATCAGTTCCGGCTCGGCATGGCACGCGCGGAATATGCGCCGTTCATGAAGCAGTTCAACCCGAAACGATTCG
This is a stretch of genomic DNA from Spirochaetota bacterium. It encodes these proteins:
- a CDS encoding helix-turn-helix transcriptional regulator, with product MEYSTFSSLESTINSLAFRLILSGRVSAGSEWRFMNHPAPANRLYFIFDGDGYIGNAGTKKRFEKNLIMLTTVNSFFDYVCESRLEKIFFHFRLELYPGKDIFDGVNDCLTREGDRSFFETLAAKAESTRMGDMLEAESMLLSAIAPFVKTDVRDVRKRIAVGEKYRRLFSAIDERCSLATTTKELAVLVGSSESTLVKNFRHDVGISLKQYLMDRIASRAKEEVHGTDRKVKDIARSLGFADEFYFSRFFKKHAGLSPAEYRKANILR
- a CDS encoding Gfo/Idh/MocA family oxidoreductase, with protein sequence MAGKAMNAARTGKKLVFCSIGAGSLSRSAHGPALKALAAERDDLVLAAVAGLDRPAVEEYADDFGYRKAYTEYHEMIDQEKPDAVSVIVPVEHTCAVACDVLARGIPVIMEKPPGKDAGETERIIETARMHGVKNMVAFNRRHMPIIRRMKDILSAAMPEDIHFIRLDFYRHARADADFSTTAIHGIDTVRVLARSGIAQCALDYRPTGVTAGVDDIFVHGTFDSGARFSMAFLPMAGTTIERITVSLKDATYIAQLPVWNGTDAPGSIVRLGKRAEMVWSGDDGSESTEMFRSNGFYHEHRAFIEALVENRSIEDDAASVLESVVLADRIRCRARAYSRDKLQR